In Mycolicibacterium gadium, the genomic window CACGATCCCGACGATGATGAACAACGCATACGCACGAATCGGAACCGGACCGATATGCCAAACGCCCTGCGACGGACTCGGAATGTAGGCGAGCACAGTCGTCGTCACGCGGTAACCTTCTGCCGTACTCCTTCGGCGAGCTCAGTGGTCAGTGTCCGCACCGCGTCCTCCCCGTCCTGCAAGGCCGACACCAGCGCCGAACCCACGATCACCCCGTCCGCATAGGCACCGATCTCTGCCGCCTGCTCGCGTGACCGCACACCGAGGCCTACGCCGACCGGGATATCCGACACCGCTTTCACGCGGCTAACCAACGCGGGCGCAGCATTGGATACGGCGTCGCGCGCGCCGGTCACACCCATCGTCGATGCGGCATAGACGAATCCGCGTGAAGCCTCGACCGTCGCCGTCAACCGCTCCGGCGTCGACGAAGGCGCCACCAGAAAAATGCGGTCCAGGTGGTGGGCTTCCGATACCTCGATCCACTCCGACGCCTCGTCGGGAATCAGATCGGGCGTGATCATCCCCAGTCCGCCGGCTGCGGCCAGGTCGCGCGCAAACGCGTCGACACCCCAGCGCAGCACCACATTCCAGTACGTCATCACCACGGCCCGACCGCCCGCGTTGCTAATCTGCTCGACGGCTGCCAACGTGTCGCGCACCCGCACACCGCCGCGCAGCGCAACTTCGGTGGCCGCCGCGATCGTCGGCCCGTCCATACCCGGATCCGAATACGCGATGCCCACCTCGACGAGATCGCAGCCGGATTCGACCAGCGCAGTCATCGCCGAGATCGACTTCGGCACATCGGGAAAGCCGGTCGGCAGGTAACCGATCAGCGCGGCGCGGTCTTCGGCCCGGCACGTGTCGAACATAGCGGCCAACCGGCTCACGATTCACCGTCCATCAGGCCAAACCATTTCGCCGCCGTCTCGACATCTTTGTCGCCGCGTCCCGACAGGTTGACCAGGACGATGGCGCCGCTACCCAGCTCCTCGCCCAGCTTCAGCGCTCCCGCGACGGCGTGCGCCGATTCGATGGCCGGGATGATTCCCTCGGTGCGGCACAACAGCGCGAACGCGTCCATCGCCTCGGTGTCGGTGATCGGCCGGTACTCGGCACGGCCGATGTCCTTCAAGAAGGCATGCTCGGGACCTACACCCGGATAGTCCAAACCAGCCGAAATCGAGTGGGATTCGATGGTCTGACCATCTTCGTCCTGAAGCAGGTACGAGAACGAACCCTGGAATGCCCCGGGTGTCCCACCCGCGAATGTCGCTGCGTGACGACCGGTTTCGACGCCGTCGCCCGCCGCTTCGAATCCGACAAGCCGCGTCCCGGGGTCGTCGATGAACGCGTGGAAGATTCCGATCGCATTCGACCCGCCACCCACACACGCCGTCACCGCATCGGGCAGCCGGCCGGCCTGCGACTGGATCTGCGCACGCGCCTCGAGCCCGATCACCCGCTGGAAGTCACGCACCATGGTGGGGAACGGGTGAGGTCCCGCCGCAGTGCCGAAGCAGTAATAGGTGTTGTCGGCGTTGGTGACCCAATCGCGAAAGGCTTCGTTGATCGCATCCTTGAGTGTCTTCGAACCGGCCTCGACGGACACCACTTCCGCGCCGAGCAGGCGCATCCGCGCGACGTTCAGCGCCTGACGTGCCGTGTCGACGGCACCCATGTAGATGATGCACTCCAGACCCAATAGTGCACAGGCGGTAGCGGTCGCCACCCCGTGCTGGCCGGCGCCCGTCTCGGCGATCACCCGCGACTTGCCCATCTGCTTGGCCAGCAGCGCCTGACCGAGCACATTGTTGATCTTGTGAGATCCGGTGTGGTTGAGGTCTTCTCGCTTCAGGAACAGTCGTGCCCCGCCCGCATGTTCAGAGAGCCTGGTCGCCTCGTAGATCGGCGACGGCCTGCCGGTGTAGTGGCGCTGCAGCCGATCCAGTTCGTCGAGGAACGCCTGATCGCCACGAGCCTTCTCGTAGGCCGAGGTCACCTCTTCGATCACCGTCATCAGCGCCTCGGGGACGAATCGTCCACCGTAGACACCGAAATGACCACGCGCATCGGGGTCGTGAACGGTGGGTTCGGCCACCGCTGCGCTGGAACGCGGCAACTCCGGCCCGGCGAGGTCGGCCATCAACGATGCTCTTCGCGCAAGCGGCTCATCGCCGTGTCAGCGTGAGGGTTTCGGGCAGGACGGGTGCGTACCTGCGGTGACCAGATCGGCAACGGCGCCGCGGGGGTCACCACTGGTGACCAGTCCCTCGCCGACGAGTACGGCATCGGCGCCTGCCCCGGCGTATGCGAGTAGATCGGCAGTGCCCCGGACTCCCGACTCGGCGATGCGGATGACCCCGCTCGGCAGGCCAGGGGCGATGCGCGCGAAGCAGTCCCGGTCGACGTTCAGTGTCTTCAGATCGCGTGCGTTGA contains:
- the trpA gene encoding tryptophan synthase subunit alpha — translated: MSRLAAMFDTCRAEDRAALIGYLPTGFPDVPKSISAMTALVESGCDLVEVGIAYSDPGMDGPTIAAATEVALRGGVRVRDTLAAVEQISNAGGRAVVMTYWNVVLRWGVDAFARDLAAAGGLGMITPDLIPDEASEWIEVSEAHHLDRIFLVAPSSTPERLTATVEASRGFVYAASTMGVTGARDAVSNAAPALVSRVKAVSDIPVGVGLGVRSREQAAEIGAYADGVIVGSALVSALQDGEDAVRTLTTELAEGVRQKVTA
- the trpB gene encoding tryptophan synthase subunit beta, giving the protein MADLAGPELPRSSAAVAEPTVHDPDARGHFGVYGGRFVPEALMTVIEEVTSAYEKARGDQAFLDELDRLQRHYTGRPSPIYEATRLSEHAGGARLFLKREDLNHTGSHKINNVLGQALLAKQMGKSRVIAETGAGQHGVATATACALLGLECIIYMGAVDTARQALNVARMRLLGAEVVSVEAGSKTLKDAINEAFRDWVTNADNTYYCFGTAAGPHPFPTMVRDFQRVIGLEARAQIQSQAGRLPDAVTACVGGGSNAIGIFHAFIDDPGTRLVGFEAAGDGVETGRHAATFAGGTPGAFQGSFSYLLQDEDGQTIESHSISAGLDYPGVGPEHAFLKDIGRAEYRPITDTEAMDAFALLCRTEGIIPAIESAHAVAGALKLGEELGSGAIVLVNLSGRGDKDVETAAKWFGLMDGES